caagccaatcatgaccaatagacaatgccagaagcgtcttacctgggccaaggaggaagagaactggactgttgctcagtggtccaaggtgttgttttcaaatgaaagtaacttttacatttcatttgaaaatcaaggtcccagagtccggaggaagagtggagaggcacacaatccaagctgcttgaggtctattgtaaactcgcctgatcttaaccccacagagaatctatgtggtattgtcaagaggaagatgagacaccagacccaacaatggagatgagctgaaagctgctatgaAAGGaatctgggcttccatagcacctcagcagtgtcacaggctgatcgcctccctgCCACGTCGCATTTATGCAGTAATTAATGTAAAAGGAGCCcctaccaagtactgagtgcatttgctgaacatacatttcagattttaaaatcattttgcaagcaagctggtgttataaattattctaatttactgagatgatgacttttgggcCTTCATTGGCTTTAaggcataatcatcaatattaacagaaataaacacttgaaatataaacaagtgtgtaatgactctatataatatacgagtttcagttctttttttttttcttttttttttattgaagaactgaaatgaattaactttttgatggtattccaATTTAGTGAGAATCACCTGTACTTTGTTTTTCAAATCTTCATGGGTTGTCCAATTTCACCACCTCTATTGGTTCTGAAACTTGCACTACAGGCAGGGAGCTTTCTTTCCCTCCTTTTGATACATTTAAATATTAATATACTTAGTTTGTTGGTCAGTTCATTAGCTACTCCAAACTCTTCTCTGTCTCTGCATCAGCTGTAATGGAGCCAGGGGTCTAGCTTATTAGCAGGACAGTCAGCCCCCTCTGTATATGTCACTAGTCATGTGCTGATAGACAGGAGGACGAAGCTTGTTGTCCATCATAAAGATCAAGGAAGTAGTTATTCATTGAGAAGGAGAAGGCCTGAAATGGGACAATACGCAGATTTAAAAAATCTATATAGAACGCCTTTaattttacatttcatatttggaTTTTTCAGCTTCTAGACAACCCTTCATGTATTTTGCACCCATTGAAGATGTACAATAATTTTTCCAGCCCCCTGAGATGGCAATTTATATTCAAGGGGCTTAGGGACTGTAAATAATGTCCTATGAGCATTCCTGTAGAAAGACTTTCCATACAGGCTGTTCCCAACAGTGGGCAACCTACACAAGTACGGTAGATATGATTACTGTTCTCTGAGCTGTTTAAACCATAATTCTTCTTCCATCCTTGTTTGATGATATTTGCCCCAGACTTTCCAGATGAGGCAATCTATGCAATGTGTTTCATGAGTGTTTCATGAGTGACATAGCTTGTGCTTCTACACAGAAGTACTACCAAGGAGGGTAGGATCAGCAATCTGAGCCTTTACTCATTAATCATTGACAACGGGTTCTATAGGTTAATGAGACCTGAGGTACATTTCATACTAACTCTGGCTCAGTGCAGGAGCTCTATAGAACCTGttgtcacagattttttttttttttttttgctttaatggAGCCCATGTCCTCCTGATGAAATCACATATCTATGGCATGTCATCAGAAAGCACTGTACTAGATCTAAGAATGCAGCCAAAAGTGAAGAACATAAAGATAGTTGCAGGAGAATATCCAATTTTAATGGGAGTTGGTCAAAATTACTTAATACAGGCACCTAATGGACCCATATCATGgtcaaacagttcagtgcaccttcagTGCACCTTCTCGCCTATTTTTTTCCCATCTTTCCCTTTCCTCTTCTTCGACTGACCCCTCTGGTTTTACAGGAGGTACTAGAGGACAGAGTTGGATGGGCAAGTGCCCTGAACTGTTTGGCTACCCCAAGGGTGCACTTGGCGGCTCTACTTAGtttaaacaattatttttttgGGTAGTTTGAGTAATTGGGTGGAAATTTTGGTCAAGTAGTTGATTGATACCATTACTGCTTACTTTTGCTATCATTATGGTGTCACTAATCATAAGAAGACTGCAATATAATATATGTGGTACCATTTGATCCCGCAGAACTGAACTTGGGGATGGCAGTTGTTAATGTACACATTCTTGCTTACACTACGCAATTATATAATGTTTCTTACCCACTTAATATGGCTCTACCTATTGGTCCGTTATATCATTGTCCAGTGTTCTGCATATAGTCAGGTCTCGCTATAGGTAGTTAATAAAAGAATTGACTAAATCCTGGTAGACGTGATGCTTGGTTGATTCCATCTCACATCTATAGACTGATTTTCTAGAAAAGCAAGGTTCAGATGACCGTTCCCCCCTCATCGCTCTACTTAATGGCCCATTTGTGTGTTCTCCAAGCCTCTCTTGGTCACAGGGCTCATTCTTAAGTTATTACACATCCCATTATAAATAGTGGTCCATCGATTTTTCAAGGTCTCATATTTGCTGAGTTCTTCAGAACCCATCATGATTAAGATTTGTCGATTTATTAAAAATGACTACAGTAATTTAAGGGTTCCTCTGCCCTCGTTGTGATTTAAAGAGTGTGGGCAAAATATGATATAGTTTGCCAGGAAACAAATGAAAATGCTTAAAGGATTATTCCAAAGATTGTCATTTACCCCCTACTCATGGGATACTGATTTCTGGAGGTATGAATGGTGGCACTGCCAATGGATCTGCTTCAGCGTTAAATGGAGAGGAGATGCACGTAATCTACCTCCACTTCATTCATTGTCCATGGGACAGAATCGAGCCTGCCAGCTTACTACAAGATGATATTTCATTAATCCACTTAAAGCATACCACCACTAGAATAATTTGCTGTGTATTTTATCTTGTGCAGAATTGGTGATGCACAGAGAGTTAAGCTGATCATCGCCTTTTAATAAATGCACGCTGGGGCATTGACGTGAAGAGACATGTATAACTTTGCTGCCTTTCTTAAATGCATTTGTTACATGTCTTACACTTCTGCCGGGAAAAGAAAATCAGATCGTTATTGATCAGACTATGCTTTTCGGAATAGTAAGTATTTATTGTTTAGGCCCCAATAGCGTTTTAACCCCTTAGGAGTTCGAGAATCTATTTAAAGAGAAGCCTGTATGTTCTAATAGCCCTAAGCGATGAATCCTGCAAGAAGTATACGCAGAATGAGATTTCCTCCTCTAATATAACCTTGTTTAAATCTATTTTAGCATAGAAAGCGAAGCTGTACACTTCAGTACATGGCGATGCATTGTCAGTGAATTATCACGCCAGCCAGCACATAAGGTTTGATAAggtattgctgaaaaaaaaaaaaggttagcttTACAAAGTGCATTGCCATGGGAAGCCGAAAAGTCCAGCCTTAATAAATCACCCATTTCTGACCTGTCTTAGCCTGGCACTGAGGGAacctgaaaaatatatttttttgcaagGGCAGGAATGAAGGTATAGCTCTTAATCACATTTGCGGACACAGTAATAAATGAAGCCGTGTCAGTCCTTCCGACATTTTGTAATGCGGCCAGAACCAATAACCTTGCTGATTATGACTTTTTAAAGGTTTGTTCTCTGTCACTTTAGGTCTCTGGGCCTTTTTCGGTCTACCATACACACTACACATGGGCTTGCATCATTTAGGGGCCGCCGAAGTTATTTCCGTTCATACTTTCTATATTTCTCCTTTGGCTTCTGATCTATAACTGAAGGGCAGAACAAAATAATGTCGAATTTGGGAGCACTGTGGTCATATCTTGCTTCTGAACAATAACGAAACCGGTTTAGTTGGAGTAATTTTAGTTTTACGGTTTTACCCAAAGAGTAATAGGAAATGTGTATAAAGCTCCGATCCCAACTGCAGAACGGATCTTGATGGCTTCCATTTTAAAAGGGTTTCCCAAAGTAACAATAAACCAAAAATTGATTGTTAAATTGTTGTCGCTTTAGTGTTCCTTTATAGTCAGAGTCTTAGCAGTGAGCCCAAGAAAATTAAGCAGTCACTGGGTAGCGCCAGTGACTAGTGAAGAATGTAACCGCTAGGGAGACCATTGGTGCAATACGGGATTAAACATGAAAGTAACTGGgggggatgtgtttttttttttttttttttttttaaatacagaatTGGATCACTTTAGAAACATATTTTATTCATTACAATAAACAGAAAACTAATTGAACATTATAGAAAGTCAACTGACACCATTTGGTTTGCCTAGTCTATAATGACATTATAGGctcggggtgggagaaagaaaatggCATGTACTCACTTCCTGGATTGGTGCTTTTAGCTATGTTCACTGCCAATCTCCTTCtcataaaaattgtaaaaatgtaatgtgacagctgcagccaatcagcatctcATGATTGGCTGCAGCCTACAGTTTCAGTCCAAACAGGAGCTCCTGTAAACCTATTCTTTCCAATGGTTTCACCAGACCATTTTCTAGTCTCTGATAACTCCTAATGTTAAAGGCAAACAGACTAGTTTCTACATATAATTCCTAGAAGTCGTAGTCATTGTAAAATATTCTTTGTTTTTTAAGGTAATGTGCAACGAGAGAGAAAATACCAAGTACAGCCTGGTTTTGGCGACAGACGTGGTGGTGTGATCAGTGCCAGAACATATTTTTATGCTGATGAAGCAAAATGTGATCATCATATGGAAACCTTTCTGAAATGCATTGAGGCTTCTGGTGAGTACGTACCAATTGTGATACTGCCAGTAATCCTTAGATATTATGTGTTGTAAACATGTTATAGTCACCGATGTAGCACAGGGGCAAATATTTAGTTAGCTGCTTTAGCCCTGtatttaaatgtttttttccaAGGCAAAATGGCACATACACTGGTTGCCACCCTGGCTGCAACACTGATTTACGGTGGGGATTTAAGATATCCTGGTATGGAAAAAAACTTGGGGGTACTCACCCCAAGCCTCAACCATTTAATCATTGTGCAGttgtaggtttaaaaaaaaaaataaaataaaaattaccgCAACAGTAAAAATGTAGagattatcaattttttttttttaagttcaaaATTCTGTTCTGATATTTTTTATTAAGGGTAGTTTCCACGTAAAGAAAAGTGGTCCCCAAATCTTTTATATTtgtaaaatctatatatatataattgtctaaggggtacgtctgtctgtttgtctgtaacggaaatcccgcgtcgctgattggtttcaCCAGCTGgaacccggcgggtgagtatataactattttttattttaattacatgGTTAGTGCCTGGGCATAGTGATCTATGTGTACGGTGGCCCCAGCTGTGCGGAGTAGTTGGGTATCATATGAAGCTGTATGGGACTATTTACTTCTATGGccagtgttatatgttacgtggccagggttatatactacgtggcctgttacatactgcgtgggctgtgtcatatactgcgtgggctgtgtcatatactgcgtgggctgtgtcatatactgcgtgggctgtgtcatatactgcgtgggctgtgtcatatactgcgtgggctgtgtcatatactgcgtgggctgtgtcatatactgcgtgggctgtgtcatatactgcgtggcctgtattaacgcatcgggtattctacaatatgtatgtatgtatatagcagccacatagtatatagcacaggccacgtagtactcctatatactacgtggcctgtgctatatactatgtgactgctatatacatacagtcatggccaaaagtattgacacccctgcaattctgtcagataatacttattttcttcctgaaaatgattgcaaacacaaattatttggtattatcttcatttaatttgtcttaaatgaaaaaaacacaaaaagaattgtcctaaagccaaattggatataattccacaccaaacataaaaaagggggtggacaaaagtattggcactgttcgaaaaatcatgtgatgcttctctaatttgtcaaAAAGTAAATGGGGGCACCACGGTCAGTGGGACTCAAACCAAGGCCTAAACAATAGCCAGATATATAGAGAGAAGAAAGGTAGGCCTTATAGAACGGGAGTCACCACCACAATATATCAAATCACAGCTTTATTAAACATGTATGCAACAGaccaaaacacattaaaaacaaggGGATATACCATAACCCCATACTAACAAAAGCCCAAAATAAGGCAGAAAAGCCCGCACAAACCCAGACAGAGTATAATGCGCATGCCCATGAACTGAACTTAGCCTAAATAGTGGTGTAATAGCACGCCATGAACAACCCAGCCAGCCCCATAAAGTCATGTATAACACATAATACAGGGACAGGGGCAATACCCTGGGGAAAAGACAAGCCTAGCAGATATCATGTAATAAATGTGCCGCAGTGGCCACAGATAAAGCACTACAGGTAATCATACCAATGGTAGAGGTAATGATAATAAGGCAAATAGGTGGGTGGAAAAGCTAATAATACCCACCACAAATAGAGCCGACCTCCAAGAGACACTAGACCCTGTGCGTAATGCAAAGACCCGGTCCTGTTGGTACCGGTCTAGGGCAGGCTAGAAGCGGGCATGTGGACCCTGACAGAGTAGCAGTGCGGGCAGCACCATTGGTATGATTACCTGTAGTGCTTTATCTGTGGCCACTGCGGCACATTTATTACATGATATCTGCTAGGCTTGTCTTTTCCCCAGGGTATTTCCCCTGTCCCTGTATTATGTGTTATACATGACTTTATGGGGCTGGCTGGGTTGTTCATGGCGTGCTATTACACCACTATTTAGGCTAAGTTCAGTTCATGGGCATGTGCATTATACTCTGTCTGGGTTTGTGCGGGCTTTTCTGCCTTATTTTGGGCTTTTGTTAGTATGGGGTTATGGTATATCCCCTtgcttttaatgtttttaatgtgttttggtCTGTTGCATACATGTTTAACAAAGCTGTGATTTGATATattgtggtggtgactcccattctatAAGGCCTACCTTtcttctctctctctatatctggcttctctaatttgtgtaaggctgctttcacacatcaggttttttgtttcaggcgaattccggctcttccgacaaaaaacggaatagaaaaccggagaagccggatccggcatttcccccattgaatattattggtgccggatggcgcctgatagcccagcgttccttccggtttgatgccggatccggcgtcaagtcgattccggcgtctggaaaaaacgtgtactgtaacgtttttttgtctccggcgaaaaagccggaaagcgccggatccggaaaaaatcggatccggcggccgtatccggctttgtacactgagcatgctcaaaaaactttgatcagccccctggactatatataaagcagggccatgaggccttcagccatttccagcccaaaagcagaagagccaacaccctgccaagacggaaggagccagagagcctgccacagagctagagcctgccacagagctgagagcctgccacagagccgggagccttccacagagccgggagccgagagacttccacagagctgagagcctgtcacagagccgggagccgagagcctgccacagagccgagagcctgccacagagctgggagccgagagcctgccacagagccgagagccgagagacttccacagagctgagagccatgTCTCCGGGGaggcctcctcctcctcgccgtccacgcacagaggttagtatgaaccaaaggtgtgtgtgtgtgtgtgtatcatctattcttttatgtttcatcgtaggaagctgatgaggctgagtcccccggagaagaggtggtccccgaagatgagggaaggggtggagaaacccacggagaaggctcacaattggtatgcatctgtgatgtattgcggaaacacaccctacactacacacaaaacataacactagatgcttacaacaaaatacatagaaactgatactttcaaaccacacacaacacatacaaaacatatatatcacatggcacacaacacatagaatggctaccaacaaccccataattttttatttttgtattctagagttctgaatctggtgcccaagcaataggtccttccagtggctcccggggtcgtcggcgacattcacgtggcggccgtcgtcatgtaggatttttgttattttttgggtgcaggttagcaatgtttcaaatttggtgttaattttttcccccttttcaaacaggtttcacagcgtgctccagattcggacggtgacgaggtcggccttgatattgacctcctcatcgatcttgtcagagacagggagccgttgtggaatatgggtgaccgccgccatgctgatctctcagtgacccgtcgactctgggagcaaatctgctgtgaactgattccgaggtgggaggacctagatgttcaggcccagattcaagaacgtaagtatcctcagttcagttttgatgatgcattctaaaatgctgtttctaaccaagttgtctttctcctattttaacaggtgagcggattgtgaaaaggtggcggtcgatcagggatcgctttaagaaggagttcaataaagagatgcaggcctggagtggatctggaggacgcaggagcacgtacaaatacgcaagggccctgtcgttcctcaggtcaacgatggtcacccgaaggtaaatattacccaccacatgcactaatgttttacatgtctaacctcttttgctctttcagccagggccatgcaatgacagtatattaattgtttgtttctctctttttccacagtaccgttgggagcactctggagcctgcagcacaattgaacacttctggggcgatccctcaagaggccgccaccgagggacactttgacagtgaggaaccctctgcacattcccactctgcaccttcccactctgcaccttcccactctgcaccttcccactctgcaccttcccactctgcaccttcccactctgcaccttcccactctgcaccttcccactctgcaccttcccactctgcaccttcccactctgcaccttcccactctgcaccttcccactctgcaccttcccactctgcaccttcccactctgcaccttcccactctgcaccttcccactctgcacctttccACTCTGCACATTCCCACTCTAccgatccctctttcccatccacgagcactggagcatcctggccggttccattgcatgtagctgctggtgagaacatagcgtttcctgtaccccacccttctgctgcagccacctctagtacacctgtagcatcggggcggtttcgccagagtggtcagatacatagttatgctcccgagttcttgcacctgaacgcatcgttccagaactgtcaaagttttgtccgagcaaatggctgcaggattcaatttcataaataaaagtatgctcgagatgcatacacttctggtaacgatgcgttcagaggcaaaacagtccccgaacaacactttttttcagtcggtgcttgagcatatggagacgctatctacttctcagcagatgcaagtaatggaatcctgccagtctactctagcgctaattgcctctagagcagatagttcttccaaccatcctccaacttaccccccttcctccactgtccaccactacagccagtaccatcctcctgacccgtatcgccaaacagacattgccccatcacgcccaactcaccatcatccacatcgtgccccgtcccaccagccacaccaccagccccgtgccccttcccaccatccacactatcagcatccctcccgtgccacttcacacccatatgatgatccagacccattcaacttcccatctacttcatcctcacctcctctccctgcccacttccaacagactcaccctcttcccaaacatcttctacacacatcactcattctgccacccagTCCTCCCAAAACATTTCGTACACCCCTCCAccctaccaaatttctaaccccaatcccactttcttgtccacccgctcaatagctttctccactccttcacccctaaccggtgaacattctccaccaccatcacattcctctctccacactcccactgtcgaagtgtccctatcagacagtgcctccgatagtatctccaccccgacgtatgaaaacatttagtaccccatttttttgtgtgttacattgttaataaaagtttttgattgaaaaatctcttgtatttattcattaggaacaaataacacttttgtaaaaaaaaggtttattggtaacagtagAACTTTTGGTATGCACATCTTgatttaaaaataaactcaaacaggtacccaacatggttaaaaggtaaacccaaacaggtacgcaacatgagggtaaaaaccaaactggtatacaacatgggtaaggtaaaaacaacaggtacgcaacatgggtaaaggttaaagttattactaggtatacacaaagtgtttaaactatatcatcctgccagtgtattcttccttggggtgaaataaaatattctgcaaagtgatcccgtattctggacactgtggcagaacttctgtatgtatggatgctgtaatccatcaaggtggtttcggcagaatggtcctcaatggaaagctgttccttggatataacataattgtggaggacaacacacgctttcaccacctcatccacagtgtttgtgtttaagtttatggatgtcaagagaactctccatttggcggttaggatcccaaacgcacactccaccattctccttgcacgtgtgagtctgtagttgaaaatttttttggtattggttaaaccacggctggagtagggtttcaaaagatgctctgaaagctgaaaagcttcatccccaacacatacaaatggcattggtggatcggaagtttgaggcagtggtcttggggggggaaattgaaaggtttttccatataaatgccgccccatagaagacagattgaaaacttgcgaatcattagaacgacCATACGcccccaatgtccaccgctacaaatttgtaatccgcatcggcgatggccatcagcacgatggaaaagtacttcttgtagttgaaatactgagatccagaaccagccggtttcacgatacggatgtgtttcccgtccaccgcacccaagcaattgggaaactggcacacttccaggaatctgtcagctacttccaaccatgtctgcattgtgggatgtggaatgtattcttcatgcaaacagtcccacagtgcacggcaagtgtgcctcactattcctgatattgtggaaatgcccagtctgaattgaaaatgtagggaagacagggattcaccggttgctaggaatctgtgaagaaaaggaaggaagaaattactacaaattcaaaatatcaaatagagtccacaacaaaagttgatgcaaaaagaatgcttaccgaagagtcaccatcagacgctcagctggggtaatggagaatcggcaataggtatcactccttcttatcagatgttgaacccgctccaccaatatatcaaagttctccgctttcatccgaacatagcagaaaaacttttcagggtcacctcgaagctccatatacaacgttgaaaagactccccgggtcattctctgtgccgtgatggggtggatccacaaacggcgtcgtcgcagacgcatgacacgctgtctctcttcctctttctccatcacaatagcttttaatcgattcgcctctgtgatgaaatccacgttgttctgcagaatctttgcaataatgccctccatcttgctctgtagcttgctcctctccaacccgtcacagatgttaagaacactgtatatatagttttcagccggccaatcacctttttagcctttcagggggcgttttttaaagccggatccgtaaaaaaccggAAAGAAAAACGGACTAAACGGATGCGACCGGACAagccggatcaggttttttgccggatccggacaacggatccggctaaaaaaccggatccggctcaTCTGGTTGCAtccggtttctttaaaaaaaaaacggatccggtgatgcggcgcgacgccgcatccggcaaaaaacctgatgtgtaaaagcagcctaattaacagcacctgtaacttacctgtggcacctaacaggtgttggcaataactaaatcacacttgcagccagttgacatggattaaagttgactcaacctctgtcctgtgtccttgtgtgtaccacattgagcatggaaaaaagaaagaagaccaaagaacggtctgaggacttgagaaaccaaattgtgaggaagcatgagcaaactcaaggctacaagtccatctccaaaggcctgaatgttcctgtgtctaccgtgcacagtgtcatcaagaagttaaagcccatggcactgtggctaacctccctagatgtggatggaaaagaaaaattgacaagagatttcaacgcaagattgtgcagatgttggataaagaacctcgactaacatccaaacaagtttaagctgccctgcagtccgagggtacaacagtgtcaacccgtactatccgtcagcatctgaatgaaaagggattgtatgttaggagacccaggaagaccccacttctgacCCCGAGAcattaaaaagccaggctggagtttgccaaaacttacctgaaaagcctaaaacgttttggaggaatgttctctggtcagatcagacaaaagtagagctttttgggcaaaggcatcaacatagaggttacaggagaaaaagaggcattcaaagaaaataacacggtacctacagtcaaacatggtaatatatgttttggggttgctttgctgcctctggcactggactgcttgaccgtgtgcatggcattatgaagtctgaagactaccaacaaattttgcagaataatgtagggcccagtgtgagaaagctgggtctccctcagaggtcatgggtcttccagcaggacaatgacccataacacacttcaaaaagcactagaaaatggtttgagagaaagcactggagacttctaaggtggccagcaatgagtccagacctgaatcccatagatcacctgtggagagatctaaaaatggcagtttggagaaggcacccttcaaatatcagggacctggagcagtttgccaaagaagaatggtctaaaattccagcagagcattgtaagaaactcattgatggttaccggaagcgattgGTCGCAGTGATTTTGGCTAAAGgatgtg
This region of Ranitomeya imitator isolate aRanImi1 chromosome 1, aRanImi1.pri, whole genome shotgun sequence genomic DNA includes:
- the LOC138670811 gene encoding spore coat protein SP96-like — translated: MGDRRHADLSVTRRLWEQICCELIPRWEDLDVQAQIQERERIVKRWRSIRDRFKKEFNKEMQAWSGSGGRRSTYKYARALSFLRSTMVTRSTVGSTLEPAAQLNTSGAIPQEAATEGHFDSEEPSAHSHSAPSHSAPSHSAPSHSAPSHSAPSHSAPSHSAPSHSAPSHSAPSHSAPSHSAPSHSAPSHSAPSHSAPSHSAPSHSAPFHSAHSHSTDPSFPSTSTGASWPVPLHVAAGENIAFPVPHPSAAATSSTPVASGRFRQSGQIHSYAPEFLHLNASFQNCQSFVRANGCRIQFHK
- the LOC138657506 gene encoding uncharacterized protein, with protein sequence MEGIIAKILQNNVDFITEANRLKAIVMEKEEERQRVMRLRRRRLWIHPITAQRMTRGVFSTLYMELRGDPEKFFCYVRMKAENFDILVERVQHLIRRSDTYCRFSITPAERLMVTLRFLATGESLSSLHFQFRLGISTISGIVRHTCRALWDCLHEEYIPHPTMQTWLEVADRFLEVCQFPNCLGAVDGKHIRIVKPAGSGSQYFNYKKYFSIVLMAIADADYKFVAVDIGGVWSF